From the genome of Candidatus Electrothrix communis, one region includes:
- a CDS encoding hydrogenase maturation protease, producing the protein MKAIPSMLVYGFGNPGREDDGAGVALAERIRAAALPGVTTDSNYQLNVEDALLLSEHDLVIFADATRSPVDRFSFYRLQPDPSVSFTTHAMSPGSVLALYSQLYGKTPPVYMLEIGGMSFELREGLTAEGTENTLAAGQFLISWLNDFKSVKSTKI; encoded by the coding sequence GTGAAGGCAATTCCTTCAATGCTTGTCTACGGTTTTGGGAATCCGGGCCGGGAAGATGACGGGGCCGGGGTCGCTCTGGCAGAACGCATTCGGGCAGCAGCCCTGCCCGGCGTGACCACGGACAGTAATTATCAACTCAATGTGGAAGATGCCCTGCTCCTCAGCGAGCACGACCTCGTTATCTTTGCCGACGCCACCCGCTCGCCGGTTGACCGCTTTAGCTTCTATCGCCTGCAACCCGACCCCTCTGTCTCCTTTACCACCCATGCCATGTCACCGGGCTCGGTGCTGGCTCTCTATTCTCAGTTGTATGGGAAGACTCCGCCGGTCTATATGCTGGAGATAGGCGGGATGTCTTTTGAGCTGCGTGAGGGGCTTACTGCTGAAGGAACGGAGAATACTCTTGCTGCTGGTCAATTTTTGATAAGCTGGTTAAATGACTTCAAATCTGTTAAATCGACAAAAATATGA